A window from Micromonospora profundi encodes these proteins:
- a CDS encoding FHA domain-containing protein FhaB/FipA, whose product MPALVITVARFGFLILLWIFVFTVVGVIRRDLFAGARSGRLVAAPRAVGASTGQQAAKPAKVKRGRAAHQLVVTAGQLAGTRITLGEAQITIGRAEDSTLVITDDYASARHARLMPREGQWFVEDLGSTNGTYLDRAKVTGPTPVPLGVPIRIGRTSLELRP is encoded by the coding sequence TTGCCGGCACTGGTCATCACCGTCGCCCGGTTCGGGTTCCTGATCCTCCTGTGGATCTTCGTGTTCACGGTGGTCGGTGTGATCCGTCGGGACCTCTTCGCGGGAGCCCGGTCCGGTCGCCTGGTGGCGGCACCACGAGCGGTCGGCGCCTCGACGGGGCAGCAGGCGGCCAAACCAGCAAAGGTGAAGCGGGGGCGGGCGGCCCATCAACTGGTGGTGACCGCCGGTCAACTGGCCGGCACCCGGATCACCCTCGGTGAAGCGCAGATCACCATCGGTCGGGCCGAGGATTCCACGCTTGTCATCACCGACGACTACGCCTCCGCGCGGCATGCCCGGCTCATGCCGCGCGAGGGGCAGTGGTTCGTCGAGGACCTCGGCTCGACTAACGGGACATACCTCGATCGCGCTAAGGTCACCGGACCAACCCCCGTCCCCCTCGGCGTGCCGATCCGGATCGGCCGCACTTCCCTCGAATTACGGCCATGA
- a CDS encoding FhaA domain-containing protein, producing MSSGPEEEPVSVLQRFEKRLEGLVEGAFAKVFKGVVHPVEILNAMQREAEAHKAILAGGRTLVPNRYVIDLSPFDHSRLAPYAAALAQELAQSQAEFIGEQAWTVYGDVIVEIERGEGLDTGMFRVTAEVYTGGEVAPVSAPGYDAGPPAYPAYDQGGGYGPPPGHGGGRNVRLVSGDGRTYPLQMGSTVIGRGDQANLRLPDVGISRRHARLDFDGGQVVLTDLGSTNGTMVNGQRVSAVALNPGDMVQLGTTTLTFRVDG from the coding sequence ATGTCCTCGGGACCCGAGGAGGAGCCGGTGAGCGTGCTGCAACGCTTCGAGAAGCGTCTGGAAGGCCTGGTCGAAGGGGCCTTCGCCAAGGTCTTCAAAGGGGTGGTCCACCCCGTGGAGATCCTCAATGCCATGCAGCGGGAGGCTGAGGCGCACAAGGCGATCCTCGCCGGTGGGCGGACGCTGGTGCCCAACCGCTACGTGATCGATCTCTCGCCGTTCGACCACAGTCGGCTGGCCCCGTACGCCGCCGCGCTGGCCCAGGAACTGGCCCAGTCGCAGGCGGAGTTCATCGGCGAGCAGGCCTGGACGGTCTACGGCGACGTGATCGTCGAGATCGAGCGGGGCGAGGGGCTGGACACGGGAATGTTCCGCGTCACCGCCGAGGTCTACACCGGTGGCGAGGTCGCCCCGGTGTCGGCACCCGGCTACGACGCCGGTCCGCCCGCCTACCCCGCGTACGACCAGGGTGGGGGCTACGGCCCGCCGCCCGGGCACGGTGGTGGCCGCAACGTGCGGCTGGTCTCCGGTGACGGCCGCACCTACCCCCTCCAGATGGGGTCGACGGTGATCGGTCGCGGTGACCAGGCCAACCTGCGCCTGCCCGACGTCGGCATCTCCCGGCGACACGCCCGGCTGGATTTCGACGGCGGCCAGGTCGTGCTGACCGACCTGGGCTCCACGAACGGCACCATGGTCAACGGGCAGCGGGTTTCCGCCGTCGCCCTGAACCCTGGTGACATGGTCCAGCTCGGCACCACGACGCTGACCTTCCGCGTGGACGGCTGA